A genomic window from Nosocomiicoccus massiliensis includes:
- a CDS encoding DMT family transporter — protein MGWIYVFLAAILELVGVIGLNGFSQKKSVKNFILFFGGFGGAFVSLYQAFNYLPVSIAYAVWIGIGTAAAVIVNMIFYGESKSFGRVFSLVIIIIGVVGLKAVS, from the coding sequence ATGGGTTGGATATACGTCTTTTTAGCAGCAATATTAGAACTCGTTGGAGTTATAGGATTAAACGGATTTAGTCAGAAAAAATCAGTAAAAAACTTCATACTATTCTTTGGAGGATTCGGAGGAGCGTTTGTCTCACTATACCAAGCGTTTAACTATCTCCCAGTCAGTATCGCATATGCGGTATGGATCGGAATTGGTACAGCCGCAGCGGTGATTGTAAACATGATATTTTACGGAGAATCAAAGAGCTTTGGACGAGTCTTTAGTTTAGTAATCATAATAATCGGAGTAGTTGGGTTGAAGGCTGTGAGTTAA
- a CDS encoding AAA family ATPase: MKPIKLQMEFIGPYKNETIDFTRLNDSLFLISGRTGSGKSMIFDAITYALFATASTESRGGESLRSQFASDDELSKVNLDFYHRGKQYRIERTLTYKKRTNKNPTTGQAAIYNDFGELIVSGLQEVSKYVEELLHMSARQFRQIALLPQGEFKKLLTANTKDKEEILKTLFGTERFNDVYKSIYKEYKDKDNRRQLLYKEIETQLLSVSKEPVLEFNTSLKSFKEKIEQDKHVLNKKKKEIELVELDIEKLSKAIQEDEQHNERLSEFNKTNVALSELRAQSDEIKETERTLQLVNELSKIKEVFHLEKNVTVKLRQSTKQEETLTNDLNSEEAKNELVTNEIKALKEKETVIERQREHLSLLNKYDTAQYKNLDASILNTEEEIKESEDTLKTVNSDISLKEKELETNDASIDVLNTLKEEKHSIQIAINDIKRDIEMQKVEEKKIKQLESFIQQKEKLSEDLAIVIKDKESIVKQFNDISLETNEAINHLLSHLEIGQPCPVCQTVVETYPEHKEVMDAETKDRLTELMNRENECTKDIDRLTIHIEATESNISDVKYDGDQLREDFSKLEFKLQNIDEQLKNVSEQLERKEKLMSDINELKDSRLKTSEALTYKNESLKNLTQTKESFIAETGLNDYTALEEKITLLTDSVNLHERSLKEAESKRQNIELNIAKLHTELSSVKDNIESFHRDLNEYTPKVESFLNTYDTVDRTNIEAYFKIDDEALQQTVDTFYSKVRELEIKSNTLKESLTTFEAIDVTLKEKKLKELEEQKRELQRVITETEYQLNSDEALIEKLTDSINTYNEDEKRVRELEVLAKIINGNSEGRNSTHPTLSRFVLIHYLELILVYANRRLTEMTNGRYELRRKDTFNAADALIIDVFDHFNNETRNIATLSGGETFQASLALSLSLSEVIQHEAGSINMDMLLIDEGFGTLDEETLNTAINTLVDLQTKGKMVGIISHVEALKTRLQNIIYVETENERSMTNIVTYLS; this comes from the coding sequence ATGAAACCAATTAAATTACAGATGGAGTTTATCGGTCCATATAAAAACGAAACGATTGATTTCACACGCTTAAACGACTCATTATTTTTAATATCAGGTCGCACGGGATCTGGGAAATCTATGATTTTTGATGCGATTACGTATGCATTATTTGCGACAGCTTCTACAGAGAGTAGAGGTGGTGAGTCTTTAAGAAGCCAGTTTGCAAGTGATGATGAATTGTCAAAAGTTAATTTAGATTTTTATCATCGTGGTAAACAATACCGAATCGAACGTACGTTGACATACAAAAAAAGAACGAACAAAAACCCAACGACAGGCCAAGCAGCAATATACAATGACTTCGGTGAACTCATCGTATCCGGATTACAGGAAGTGTCAAAATATGTCGAAGAACTCCTTCATATGTCAGCGCGACAATTTAGACAAATTGCACTGTTACCACAAGGAGAATTTAAAAAGTTACTCACTGCAAATACGAAAGACAAAGAAGAAATTTTAAAAACATTATTCGGTACGGAACGTTTTAACGACGTGTACAAAAGTATTTATAAAGAATATAAAGATAAAGACAATAGACGACAATTACTTTATAAAGAAATTGAAACGCAGTTACTATCTGTTTCAAAAGAACCGGTGTTAGAATTTAACACGTCATTAAAATCTTTTAAAGAAAAAATTGAACAAGATAAACATGTGTTAAATAAAAAGAAAAAAGAAATAGAGCTTGTTGAATTAGACATTGAAAAGTTATCTAAAGCAATTCAAGAAGACGAGCAGCATAATGAACGGTTATCAGAATTTAATAAAACAAACGTAGCATTATCTGAATTGCGTGCACAATCTGATGAAATAAAAGAAACAGAACGTACATTACAATTAGTAAATGAACTGTCTAAAATTAAAGAAGTATTTCATCTTGAAAAAAATGTAACGGTTAAGCTACGTCAATCAACGAAACAAGAAGAGACTTTAACGAATGATTTAAACAGTGAAGAGGCAAAGAATGAGTTAGTTACGAATGAGATAAAAGCACTAAAAGAAAAAGAAACAGTGATTGAACGTCAAAGAGAGCATCTTTCACTTTTAAATAAGTATGATACGGCGCAATATAAAAATCTTGATGCGTCTATTTTAAACACTGAGGAAGAAATAAAAGAGTCTGAAGACACACTTAAAACAGTAAATAGTGACATCTCATTAAAAGAAAAAGAATTAGAAACGAACGACGCGAGTATTGATGTACTGAACACTTTAAAAGAAGAAAAACATTCTATTCAAATCGCGATTAACGATATCAAACGAGATATTGAAATGCAGAAAGTAGAAGAGAAGAAAATAAAGCAGCTAGAGTCTTTTATTCAACAAAAAGAAAAGCTGTCTGAAGACTTAGCTATAGTCATTAAAGATAAAGAAAGTATAGTTAAACAATTTAATGATATTTCACTCGAAACAAACGAAGCGATCAATCATTTACTGTCTCATTTAGAAATTGGTCAGCCGTGTCCAGTCTGTCAAACAGTTGTCGAAACGTATCCAGAACATAAAGAAGTGATGGATGCTGAAACAAAAGACAGGTTAACTGAATTAATGAATCGAGAAAATGAGTGCACTAAAGATATTGATCGTTTGACGATTCATATAGAAGCGACAGAGTCAAATATTAGTGACGTTAAATATGATGGTGATCAGTTAAGAGAAGACTTTTCTAAGTTAGAATTCAAACTTCAAAATATTGATGAACAGCTTAAAAATGTGAGTGAACAGTTAGAACGTAAAGAGAAGTTAATGAGTGATATTAACGAGCTTAAAGATTCACGATTAAAAACAAGTGAGGCACTCACATATAAAAATGAATCGTTAAAAAATCTTACACAAACGAAAGAATCATTTATTGCGGAGACTGGACTAAATGATTATACAGCGTTAGAAGAGAAAATCACTCTACTAACGGATTCTGTTAATCTTCATGAGCGTTCGTTAAAAGAAGCAGAGTCTAAACGACAAAACATCGAATTAAACATCGCCAAATTACACACAGAGTTATCATCAGTCAAAGATAATATTGAATCGTTTCACCGTGATTTAAATGAATATACACCAAAAGTTGAATCATTTTTAAACACTTATGACACAGTAGACCGAACAAATATTGAAGCGTATTTTAAAATCGATGATGAAGCGTTACAGCAAACAGTCGATACGTTTTACAGTAAAGTGCGCGAGCTAGAAATAAAATCAAACACGTTAAAAGAATCCCTCACAACTTTTGAAGCAATCGATGTCACTTTAAAAGAAAAAAAGTTAAAAGAGTTAGAAGAGCAAAAGAGAGAGCTACAACGCGTTATTACAGAGACTGAATATCAATTAAATAGTGACGAGGCATTAATAGAAAAATTAACGGATTCTATCAACACATATAACGAAGACGAGAAACGCGTTCGCGAGCTCGAAGTCTTAGCAAAAATTATAAACGGTAATAGTGAAGGTAGAAATTCAACCCATCCAACATTGTCACGATTTGTGCTGATTCATTATTTAGAATTGATTTTAGTTTATGCTAATAGAAGACTCACAGAAATGACGAATGGCCGTTATGAATTGCGACGAAAAGATACGTTTAATGCGGCAGACGCGCTCATCATCGACGTATTTGATCACTTTAACAACGAAACGAGAAATATCGCGACACTTTCAGGTGGAGAAACGTTCCAAGCGAGTCTTGCCCTTAGTTTATCGCTCTCTGAAGTCATTCAACATGAAGCAGGTAGCATTAACATGGATATGCTCTTAATCGACGAAGGGTTCGGAACATTAGATGAAGAAACACTTAACACTGCGATTAACACGTTAGTCGACCTTCAAACGAAAGGAAAGATGGTCGGAATTATATCACACGTTGAGGCATTAAAAACACGACTTCAAAACATTATATATGTAGAAACAGAAAACGAAAGAAGTATGACAAATATTGTAACTTATTTGTCATAA
- a CDS encoding DMT family transporter: MNKAWIYVFLTSFLELVWIYGFNVASTWWHWAILVPIIILDFLILSKACESLPTGTVYAIFAAAGTVGTALMDIYLFDEVFTIEKGFFIGLLVIGVIALNLTDDTNKKEVVK; encoded by the coding sequence ATGAATAAAGCATGGATATATGTCTTTTTAACGAGTTTCCTAGAACTCGTTTGGATATACGGATTTAACGTCGCGAGTACATGGTGGCACTGGGCGATACTCGTACCAATTATTATTTTAGATTTTTTAATCTTATCAAAAGCGTGTGAATCATTACCAACAGGAACTGTGTACGCAATATTTGCTGCAGCAGGTACAGTCGGTACAGCATTAATGGATATATACTTATTTGACGAAGTCTTTACGATAGAAAAAGGGTTTTTCATCGGACTATTAGTCATTGGAGTCATTGCGTTAAATTTAACAGATGATACAAATAAAAAAGAGGTTGTTAAATAA
- a CDS encoding TetR family transcriptional regulator yields MNKEERIIESAIEVFLEKGIEKATVSEIVKKAEIAQGTFYLYFDSKLSVMPKIAEVMVEKILEELSQNVDGESIEEEIKSVIDTIFNITKEYKSLTTLIYSGLTQTQYVGDWEKIYAPLYDFIEQLLIPRKNNGEIRETVNTAFISKILIGSIESLAEQMYLYDEASEENVIEYKEELFTFILKGLK; encoded by the coding sequence TTGAACAAAGAGGAAAGAATTATCGAGTCCGCAATCGAGGTATTTTTAGAAAAAGGAATTGAGAAAGCAACGGTGTCTGAAATCGTAAAGAAAGCAGAGATCGCACAGGGTACGTTTTACTTATATTTCGATTCAAAACTATCCGTCATGCCTAAAATTGCTGAAGTGATGGTTGAGAAAATATTAGAAGAACTCTCACAAAATGTCGATGGAGAGTCAATTGAAGAAGAAATAAAATCGGTGATCGACACGATTTTTAATATAACAAAAGAATACAAATCACTGACAACACTCATCTACTCAGGACTTACACAAACACAATATGTCGGTGACTGGGAAAAAATATACGCACCACTCTATGATTTTATAGAACAATTACTAATTCCACGTAAAAATAACGGTGAAATTAGAGAAACGGTAAATACAGCATTTATATCAAAAATTTTAATCGGCTCAATCGAATCATTGGCTGAACAGATGTATTTATATGATGAAGCAAGTGAAGAAAATGTAATTGAATATAAAGAAGAGTTATTTACTTTTATTTTAAAAGGATTAAAGTAG
- a CDS encoding SCO family protein, producing MKRLLLLVLLSSIVLSACSKGGEVDVSSRYGNTMDDFEVVDQNDETFTKADMDGKVYLVDFIFTNCTTVCPPMTHNMTSVVEDLEKDGVENYAILSFSVDPKRDTPEVLREYIDMYHINDLNADWTFVTGYDYEFIRKFSEKNFKTIVAPPPEGSDQITHGTSFYLVDENGKIIKDYSGVDSGDKRFPKEEIVSDIKKLTKNL from the coding sequence GTGAAGCGATTACTATTACTCGTTTTACTATCAAGTATTGTTTTATCTGCATGCTCTAAAGGTGGAGAAGTAGACGTAAGCAGTCGATACGGCAATACGATGGATGACTTTGAAGTCGTTGACCAAAACGATGAAACATTTACAAAAGCGGACATGGATGGAAAAGTATACTTAGTAGACTTTATTTTTACAAACTGTACGACAGTATGTCCACCGATGACACATAACATGACGTCTGTCGTAGAAGACCTTGAAAAAGACGGTGTAGAAAACTATGCAATTTTAAGTTTTTCAGTGGATCCAAAAAGAGATACACCAGAAGTGTTAAGAGAATATATTGATATGTATCATATTAATGATTTAAACGCAGATTGGACATTCGTTACAGGGTATGACTATGAATTTATACGTAAATTCTCAGAGAAAAACTTTAAAACAATCGTCGCACCACCACCAGAAGGTAGTGACCAAATTACACACGGAACATCGTTTTATCTCGTCGATGAAAACGGGAAAATCATCAAAGACTACTCAGGTGTAGATAGTGGAGACAAGCGTTTCCCTAAAGAAGAAATCGTCAGTGACATTAAGAAGTTAACAAAAAATCTATAG